The following proteins are co-located in the Dyadobacter chenwenxiniae genome:
- a CDS encoding capsule assembly Wzi family protein — translation MAVSNHQVQWGGKSKFLVAESGNLPDGLSNYINAVFGTIGGHGDDVTHFDSTNRVGNHLGSLDVAIEVETYGTSIHLYRQFIYEDGSLFYFEGIFDGLNGLRIRRKNSYGSNFEVTEGVLEFLYTKDQGGDQFEGGNGKKRGNDNYFNNQQIRDGWSYYDRTIGTPFIPPTSQTSWKWPAYNNFTSNNRVMVWHVGLKGTLFRNIQWHTKLSYSDNSGTYRARFLGSPKQFSGIIGAQTHVNALGGMTIKGSYASDMGDLYRKTQGFMLGIRKDFSFN, via the coding sequence ATGGCGGTTTCAAACCATCAGGTACAATGGGGTGGCAAATCAAAGTTTTTGGTTGCTGAAAGCGGAAATCTGCCGGATGGTCTGTCAAACTATATCAATGCGGTATTTGGCACTATTGGCGGACACGGCGACGATGTCACACACTTTGACAGCACCAACCGCGTTGGTAACCACTTAGGCTCGCTGGACGTCGCTATTGAAGTGGAAACCTATGGAACCAGCATTCACCTTTACCGGCAATTTATCTATGAGGACGGTTCCCTGTTTTATTTTGAAGGCATCTTTGATGGCCTGAATGGTTTGAGGATCAGAAGGAAAAATTCGTACGGATCCAACTTTGAGGTTACCGAGGGGGTTTTAGAGTTCCTTTACACCAAAGATCAAGGCGGAGATCAGTTTGAAGGTGGAAATGGAAAAAAGCGTGGAAATGATAACTATTTCAATAATCAGCAAATCCGCGACGGCTGGTCTTATTATGACCGCACCATTGGAACTCCATTTATTCCTCCTACTTCACAAACCAGCTGGAAATGGCCCGCTTACAACAATTTTACCAGCAATAACCGGGTGATGGTTTGGCATGTTGGCCTTAAGGGAACATTATTCAGAAACATCCAATGGCACACTAAACTTTCTTATTCCGACAATTCAGGCACTTACAGGGCTCGTTTCCTAGGTTCTCCCAAACAGTTTTCCGGCATCATAGGCGCTCAAACCCATGTGAATGCATTAGGCGGAATGACTATCAAAGGCTCTTATGCCAGCGACATGGGTGATTTATATCGCAAAACGCAAGGATTTATGCTTGGGATCAGGAAAGATTTTTCCTTTAATTAA
- a CDS encoding HIT family protein, which produces MASIFSKIVKGEIPSHKIAETDDFLAFLDAFPITAGHTLVIPKREVDYIFDLEQKEYSDLFLFARSIVPALQKVVPCLRIGLTVIGLEVPHTHIHLLPLNSMADADFSKKMNTSQEQLAALAAKIRAEIR; this is translated from the coding sequence ATGGCATCTATATTTTCAAAGATTGTAAAGGGAGAAATACCAAGTCATAAAATTGCGGAAACGGATGATTTCCTTGCATTTCTGGACGCGTTTCCGATCACAGCCGGACATACATTGGTGATCCCGAAAAGAGAGGTGGATTACATTTTTGATTTGGAACAAAAAGAATATTCGGACCTTTTTCTCTTTGCAAGAAGCATTGTTCCCGCCTTGCAAAAAGTTGTTCCTTGTTTGCGTATCGGATTGACAGTCATTGGTTTAGAAGTGCCTCATACGCACATTCACCTGCTCCCGTTGAACAGCATGGCGGACGCGGACTTCTCTAAAAAAATGAATACTTCACAGGAACAACTCGCGGCGCTGGCTGCAAAAATCCGGGCGGAGATCAGATAG